From the Streptomonospora nanhaiensis genome, the window ACCTCGCGCCGATCGCGCGGACCGCTGGGGCTCGCCGCGGTGGCCGCGGCGGCCGTCCTCGGCGTGTCCGGCTGCTCCATCGACCTCAGCCACCTGCGGCCGGGCGGCGGCGACGAGCCCTCGCCCTCGCCCACCCCCGTCGACGCCGCGCCGCTGCTGGAGTCGGCGCTGGAGTCGCTGCGCGGCCAGCCCGCCGTCACCGTGCAGGGGCAGGTCTCGGCCACCGAGAACAGCATCGTCAGCGACATCGCGCTGACCACCACCGCGGCCGGCGCCTCCTACGGCACGCTCCAGGAGAGCGAGAACGAGGCCGAGGTCATGGCGGCCGACAGCCGGATCTTCGTGAACGCGCCCGAGGAGTACTGGCTGGACCAGAACGTCATCAACCCCGACACCGACTCCTACGCCGACAACTGGGTGCGGGTCTCGGCCCGCCAGCTCGGCTTCGACCCCGGTGCGGTGCTGGCGCCCGCCCAGCTCGCCGACATCATCGGCGCCATGGCCCCCGACGGCGGCCGGGCCACGCTGGAGAACCTGGACGGCACCACCGCCCACCGCGTGGACCTGCGCGGCGGCGAGCAGAACCGGGTGTGGATCGGTGAGGAGTCCGGCGAGCTGCTGCGCGCCGAGATCGAGCAGCTGGCGCCCGAGGGCGCCGAGGACGGCCCGCGCAGCCGCCTCAACTTCACCCCGGCCGAGCCCGCCGACGTGGAGTCGGTCTACACCGACGTCCTGGCCGTGGCCAACGACGGCCTCAAGGGCGCGCCCGACTCCCGGCTTCCGGTCAACTGGAGCGGCCAGCTCGAACTCAACTGCGAGACCGGCGGCGCCTGCACGGTCAGCGGCACGGTCAAGGACGACTCCGAGGGCGACAGCGGCGACAGCGTCGTGGTGCGCATGGACGCCACCGTCTCCAACGACGAGCTGGGCTCCAAGGAGTGCGACGACACCGGCACCCTCAAGGCGGGCGGCACGGTCGACCTCTCCTGCGGCGTCGACTTCAACCTCGCGCCCAGCGCGTCGCCGCAGAGCTACGAGGTCAGCGGCGACGCCCAGCTGTCCACGCGGGCGCTGACCGGCGAGGCGCGCGAGGAGTTCGTGACCACCATCGAGGAGCAGCGCGACGCCGCCCTGGAGAACCCCTCGGGCTCGCCGTCGGCCTCGCCCTCGGAGTCGGCCGGCGACTGACCGGGCGCCCCCGCCGACCGGGTGACGGCCGGGGCGCGCGGGCGGCGCCCCGGCGGGTAACCTAGGAAGCCAATCCCGAGACGAAGGACTGGCCACACTCGTGTTCGAGACGCTATCCGACCGGCTGACATCGGTCTTCTCCTCGCTGCGCGGCAAGGGGCGGTTGTCCGAGGAGGACATCAACGCGACCGCGCGGGAGATCCGTCTCGCGCTGCTGGAGGCCGACGTCGCGCTTCCGGTCGTCCGCTCCTTCATCGCCCAGGTCAAGGAGCGCGCGCAGGGCGCCGAGGTCTCCAAGGCGCTCAACCCCGCTCAGCAGGTCATCAAGATCGTCAACGAGGAGCTTGTCGAGATCCTCGGCGGCGAGACCCGCGAGATCCGGTTCGCCAAGACCCCTCCGACGGTCATCATGCTCGCCGGCCTCCAGGGCGCCGGCAAGACCACCCTGGCGGGCAAGCTGGGCCGGTGGCTGGCCGCCGAGCGCAACACCCCGCTGCTGGTGGCCGCCGACCTCCAGCGCCCCAACGCCGTCACCCAGTTGCAGGTGGTGGGCGAGCGCGCCGGGGTCCCGGTGTTCGCGCCCGAGCCCGGCAACGGCGTGGGCGACCCCGTGGCGGTGGCGCGCGCCTCGATCGAGCAGGCCCGCCGCAACAACCACAACGTCGTCGTCATCGACACCGCCGGCCGCCTCGGCGTCGACAGCGAGATGATGCGGCAGGCGGCCGACATCCGCGACGCCGTCCAGCCCGACGAGATCCTGTTCGTCGTCGACGCCATGATCGGCCAGGACGCGGTCAACACCGCCCAGGCGTTCCTCGACGGCGTCGGCTACGACGCGGTGGCGCTGACCAAGCTCGACGGCGACGCCCGCGGCGGTGCGGCGCTGTCGATCCGGCACATCACCGGCCGGCCGATCATGTTCGCCTCCACCGGCGAGAAGCTGGAGGACTTCGACCTCTTCCACCCCGACCGGATGGCCTCGCGCATCCTGGACATGGGCGACGTGCTCACGCTCATCGAGCAGGCGCAGCGCACGTTCGAGGAGGAAGAGGTCGCCAAGATGGCCAGCACGCTGGCCTCCGACGACGACTTCACCCTCGACGACTTCCTCCAGCAGATGGCGATGGTCCGCCGGCTGGGGCCCATCAGCAACCTGCTCGGCATGATGCCCGGCATGGGGCAGATGCGCGACCAGATCGGCAACGTGGACGAGAAGGACCTCGACCGCATCGCCGCGATCATCCAGTCCATGACTCCCGAGGAGCGCCGCACCCCCAAGATCATCAACGGGTCGCGCCGGCTGCGCATCGCCAACGGCTCGGGCACCCAGGTCAGCGACGTCAACGGCCTGGTCACCCGCTTCTTCGAGGCGCAGAAGATGATGCGCCAGATGAAGAACGGCGGCGGCATGCCGGGAATGCCCGGGATGCCGGGCATGCCGGGGGCGCTGCCCGGCGGCCGCAAGAAGGGCAAGGCCCAGGCCAAGAAGGGCAAGAAGGGCAAGCAGCGCAGCGGCAACCCGCTCAAGGCCAAGCAACAGGAGGCCGAGCGCGCGGCCGAGCGGCAGCGCCGCCGCGAGGAGGGCGGCGACCAGCCGCAGATGCCGCAGCTCCCGCCGGGTCTCGGCGGCGGCCAGCTCCCGCCCGGCCTGGGCGGCGGCATGCCCGACCTCTCCAACTTCAAGCTGCCGCGCAAGTAGCTCCGAACGGCCGCCGCGCGCGGCCCACAGCACGGTCAGCGCGGCGGGCCGGGCACCCCAAGTGCCCGGCCCGCCGCGCTTTCGCGTTCCCGCGGGCGGGCGCCCGGCCGTGCCGCGCGCCCGTTGCGCGGGCCTGTGACCGGAACCTCATCGCCCGCGCCGCCGGACCGATGCCGCCGAACGGGTGTTGCGTTGCGCCGCGTCTGGCAGAATGGGTGGTTGACTAACGGTGTGATGGGCCGGCCCTCTAACTAGCCTGGACACCTACGTCCCCGCCCGCTGACCCCGCCGCATCCCCACGCGGGGCGGTCGTGGGCACAGAGCATCGCAACTGGGAGAAGACCACACTCGTGGCTGTCAAAATCAAGCTGAAGCGTATGGGCAAGATCCGTACGCCGCAGTACCGCATTGTCGTCGCCGACGCCCGCACCAAGCGCGATGGCAAGGCCATCGAGGAGATCGGCAAGTACCACCCGAAGGAAGAGCCGAGCTTCATCGAGGTGAACTCCGAGCGGGTGCAGCACTGGCTGTCTGTGGGGGCACAGCCCACCGGCCCGGTCAAGACCATCCTCAAGCGCACCGGCGACTGGCAGAAGTTCAAGGGCCTGACCGAGCCGGCGCCGCTGAAGGTCGCCGAGCCGCGCGACAAGGAGGCCGAGGAGGCCGCCTTCCAGGCCGTGCTCAAGGAGCTCGTCCTGCCCGAGAACGACACCAAGGGCGGCGAGTCCAAGGGTCGCGGCCGGAAGTCCTCCGGGGCGTCCGAGAAGAAGGCCGACAAGGCTGAGAAGGCCGAGAAGGCGGAGAAGTCCGACGCCGCTCCGGCCACCGAGAACACCGGCGAATCGACGACCACGGAGCCCGAGGGCGAGGTCTGACGTGCTGGAAGAGGCGCTTGAGCACCTGGTTCGAGGCATCGTCGTGAACTCCGACGATGTCCAGGTGAGAGCCCGCAGGCTCCGCAAGGGCAAGGTGCTCGAAGTCCGGGTCCATCCCGACGACCTCGGGAAGGTGATCGGCCGCAACGGCCGCACCGCCAAGGCGCTGCGGACGGTCGTCGGCTCGCTGGCCGGCGGCCGCTACGTCCGCGTCGACCTGCTGGACCTGAACGAAGTGCGCTGATCTGCGCTTGGCCCGGCGCCCGTGCGGCGCCGGGCCGGGGCGCCGCTGGGAACACGAGCGGCGCCCCGTCGGCATGTGCGGAGACCGCTTCGGTGCCCGCACGCCCCTGCTCCCCGGGAGGACCATGCGTCTCGTTGTCGGCCGGATCGGCCGCGCCCACGGCGTCCGCGGCGACGTCGCCGTCGATGTGCGCACCGACGACCCCGCCGCCCGCTTCGCGCCCGGCTCCCGGCTCGCCACCGACCCCGCCGACGCGGGGCCGCTGACCGTCTCCTCGGCCCGCACCCACTCGGGGCGGCTGCTGGTGCGCTTCGCCGGCGTCTCCGACCGCACGGCCGCCGAGGGGCTGCGCGGGGTGACCCTGTGGGTCGACTCCGCCGACGTGCCACCCGTGGACGACCCCGACGAGTTCCACGACCACGAGCTGATCGGCCTGCGGGTGCGCACCACCGCCGGCGAGGAGGTCGGCGAGGTGGCCGACGTCCTGCACAACGCCCAGGACGTGCTGGTGGTCGCCGACCCCCAGGGCGCCGAGTTCCTGGTGCCCTTCATCCGCGACCTCGTGCCCGAGGTCGACCCCGCGGCCGGGGTGCTGGTGGTCGATCCGCCGCCCGGACTGCTCGACCTGGGCCGCTGACCGCCCGCCCGTTCGCGGCGCGCACGCCGCGCGCCGCCCTTCCCTCGCGGACCCCGCACCCCTATGCGCATCGACATCATCACCATCTTCCCCGACTACTTCGCGCCGCTGGAGCTGTCGCTCATCGGCAAGGCGCGGGCGGCCGGCATCCTCGACATCCGCCTCCACGACCTGCGGAGCTGGACCCACGACCGGCACAACACCGTCGACGACACCCCCTACGGGGGCGGCCCCGGCATGGTCATGAAGCCCGAGCCGTGGGGCGAGGCGCTGGACGCGGTCATCGGGGCGGGGCGGGCCACCCCCGACCAGGGCTCCTCCCCCGACACCCCTGACGGCACGCCCGGTCCCGGCGCGGTGCCGCGGCTGGTGGTGCCCACCCCCAGCGGCACCCCGTTCACCCAGGAGCGCGCCCGGCGGCTGTCCGAGGAGCCGTGGCTGGTGTTCGCCTGCGGCCGCTACGAGGGCATCGACTCCCGGGTGGCGGCCGACGCGGCGCGGCGCATGCCGGTCGAGGAGGTCAGCATCGGCGACTACGTGCTCGCCGGCGGGGAGTCGGCGACGCTGGTCATCGTGGAGACGGTCTCGCGGCTGCTGCCGGGGGTGCTGGGCAACGCCGAGTCGGCGGTGCAGGACTCCTTCGCCACCGGCGCCATGGAGAACCTCCTGGAGGGGCCGGTCTACACCAAGCCGGCGCACTGGCGCGGTCTGGAGGTCCCGCCGGTGCTGCTGTCGGGCGACCACGGCGCGGTGGACCGGTGGCGGCGGCACGAGGCGCTGCGCAAGACCGCGCGCAACCGGCCCGAGCTGCTGCGCGCGCTGGCCGAGGCCGGGATGGCCGGCCTGGACCGCCGGGACCGGGAGCTGGTGCGGGAACTTCTGGCCCAGACCGCCGCCGAGCAGGGGCGGGAGGGCGCCGGCCGGGAGGCGACGTTGCAGACCGGTGCCGAACCTATGGCAGACTAGACGAGTTGCCCCTGTCGTCGCTCGTGTTGCCCGCATGCCGGAACTCCGGCGCAGGCCGCCCACACCCGGCAGAGGCACCTACGACCCCAGCAGCAGATCCGCCCGCGCGAACCGCTCCAGTTAGTCGCCGCGGCGCGCAATCGATGAGGAACCGCTGAGATGCACACCGCTATTCAGGAAATTGAGAAGGCTCAACTGCGCTCGGACATTCCTGATTTCCGCCCGGGCGACACGCTGAACGTGCACGTGCGGGTCACCGAGGGCAACCGCTCCCGCGTCCAGGTCTTCAAGGGCGTCGTGATCCGGCGGCAGGGCGGCGCCAGCCGCGAGACCTTCACGGTCCGCAAGATCAGCTACGGCGTGGGTGTGGAGCGCACGTTCCCGGTCCACACGCCGGTGATCGAGAAGATCGAGGTCGTCTCCCGCGGCCGCGTCCGCCGCGCCAAGCTGTACTACCTGCGCAACCTGCGCGGCAAGGCCGCCCGCATCCGCGAGCGCCGCGAGCCCGTCGCGAACTGAGCGCACTCGCGCGACCGGTGGTGCGGCGGAGGTTTCCGGCTGTGCCTTTTCCGGCGGGAGGGGCCGCGCTCGGATAGGCTTCGGTTCCGATGAGCAAACTGGAATCGGCCTCTTGCGCGGCCACCGTCACCACCGGGCGCGTCGGCGGGAACCGGTTCGGCGACTCTGGCTCTTCCACGCGCGTGCGTGGAAGGGCCAGAGTCGTGTCGGGCCGGGGTGCGCGCGACCGGGCGACACCGGTGGGGCCGAGGCAGCCGACAGCGCAGGAGGTTCGATGAGCGCCAAGAGGGAGAGTGCCGGCGAGAGGTCGGAGAAGTCGGGGTCGTTCTGGAAGGAACTCCCGATCCTGATCGTCATCGCCCTGGTGCTGGCGTTCGTGATCCGCACGTGGATCGCGCAGCCGTACTGGATCCCCTCGCGGTCGATGGAGGACACCCTGCTGATCGGTGACCGGGTCATCGTGAACAAGTTGGTGTTCCAGGTGCGCGACATCGAGCGCGGCGACATCGTGGTGTTCAACGGCGACGGCTCCTGGGACGAGGAAGAGGGCGCCCTGCCGGTCGAGGAGCCCACCAACCCGATCTCGCGGCTGTTCAACTGGGTGGGCCAGCAGTTCGGCGCCGCGCCCACCGGCCGCGAGTACATCAAGCGCGTGATCGGGCTTCCGGGCGACACCGTGGCCTGCTGCGACGCGCAGAACCGGGTCACGGTCAACGGCGTCCCCCTGGACGAGCCCTACCTGTACCCGGGCAGCCAGGAGACCCACGTGGAGTTCGGGCCGGTCGAGGTGCCCGAGGGCCGGCTGTGGCTGATGGGCGACCACCGCGCCATCTCCAAGGACTCCCGGATGCACCAGAACGAGCCGGGCGGCGGCACCATCGCCATCGACCACGTGGTGGGCCGGGCCTCGGTGATCGTGTGGCCGTTCGACCGCATGGACACGCTGCCCACGCCCGACACGTTCGCCGAACTGAACGAGGCCGGGGCCGAGGAGCAGGCCGGCGAGGGCGCGGCGGGTGAGCCCGCCGGCGCCGAGGCGGTGGAGGCGTCGGCGGCGCTGCCGCTGGTGCTGGGGGCGGCCGCGGCCGTGCCCTTCCACCTCACGGGCCGCCGCGTGCTGCGGTCGCTGCGCCGGCCGGACTCCGCGGTGGTGGCCGCGGCCGTCCCGCCGGAGGAGCCGGACGGGCGCGCCGACACAAAGTGACACGGCGGGCGTGCTCGCGCGGGCCGGGCGGGTGGTCGGCGGGCAGAGCGGGCGGGCCCGGCGGGCCGGGCGTCGGCAATCCCGCGTAACGCCCCCGGACGGTTGACACGTGTCGCATCATGGTTGCTGTAGTGGATAAGTCACCGCTCAGGCGAAGGGGGCCGGGCCGCTCAACCGGGACTGCACGACGAAAGCGAGCACGAGATGAGTTCTGAGGACCTGGAGAAGTACGAGGCCGAGATGGAGCTGCAGCTCTATCGCGAGTACCGCGACGTCGTCGGCCTCTTCAGCTACGTGGTCGAGACCGAACGCCGGTTCTACCTGACCAACCACGTGGACCTTCAGCCGCGCAGCACCGAGAACGGCGAGATGTACTTCGAGGTCACGATGGAGGACGCCTGGGTGTGGGACATGTACCGCCCGGCGCGGTTCGTGCGGAACGTGCGCGTGGTGACCTTCAAGGACGTCAACGTCGAAGAGATCACCAAGTCCGACCTTGAGGTCCCCGCAGCGGGCAAGCCCGGCTCATCCTCCTGACCCCGGCCCGACCGCACCGGCCCCGAACCCCGCCGCCGGACCGGCCCTCACGGGTCGATCCGGCGGCGTTTTGGTAACGGTACGCCTCGGCGCGCGCAGGAAGTCCATCCCCGCGTGTGCGGGGAGCACCCCTATCGAACTGGGTTTTCCGGCGGGCGCTACCGGTTCTGGCGGCTTCTTCGGAAACGGACATATCGGCGGCGGCCCTCGCGTGCTCGTGATTCGGCCCTCGGCGGCGCGACGGGGCCGCCGGACCGGCGAGGTGTCGGCGGTGCGGCGCTCAGGCCACCGTGCGCACCCGGCCGCCGGTCCGCTCCACGATGGCGGCGGCCAGCCGGTCGCGGACGCGGGTCTGGGCGGCGATCCGCTCGTCGAGCACGGCCAGCCGCTCCAACGCCACCCGCAGGTTCTTCTCCGAGGGCGGCGCGGAGGTGATGTCGCCGTCCAGGCACGGGAGGAAGACCTGGACGTCCTCCAGAGTGAGGCCGACCTCCAGCAGGTGGCGGATGTTGCGCACCCGGACGGCGGTGGAGGGGTCGAAGACGCGGTAGCCGTTGGGCGCGCGCTCGGACGTGATGAGTCCCGCCGCCTTGTAGTGCCGCAGCGCGCGCGTGCTCGCGCCGGTGGCCTTGGCCAGTTCGCCGATCCGCATCCCGCACCTCCGACCCCGGATTATCCCACCATCGCGCCGCCGTCCACGGGCAGTACCGCGCCGGTGACGAAGGACGCGGCCGGGTCGGCGAGCCGGGTGACGGCCCACGCCACCTCCTCGGGGCGGCCGATCCGGCCCGCCGGGGTGATGGACACCTGCCATTCGCGCACCTCGGCCTGCTGCTCGGGGGTGAGCCCCTGGTGCTCCCCGATGGGCGTGCCGCCGATCGCGCCGGGGGCGACGGCGGCGACGCGGACGCCGCGCGGGGCGAGTTCCACCGCCCAGCTGCGGGTGAGCACGTCCAGGGCGCCCTTGCTGGCCGCGTAGGCGGAGTTCCCGGGCCATCCGCGCTGGCCCACGGCGGTGGAGACGTTGACGACCACCCCGCCCGCCGCCTCCAGCAGCGGCAGCAGCGCCTGGGTGAGGAGGAAGGGCGCGATGAGGTTGGTCTCGATCACCGGGGCCAGGTCCTTGCGGGTGAAGGAGCCCAGGGCGCCGCTGCGCACGATCGCGGCGTTGTTGACCAGCACGTCGAGGCGTCCGTGGCGCTCCCGGGCCGCCCGGGCGATCTCGTCGGGGGCGTCGTCGGCGGTGATGTCGGCGGGAAGGGGCGTGATGCGGTCGCTGCCGGCGGCGGTCTCCTCCAAGGGCTCCCGGCGGCGCCCGATGGCAAGCACGTGGGCGCCTTCGGCGGCGAAGGCCCGCGCGACGGCCCGCCCGATCCCGGTCCCGGCTCCGGTGACGGCGACGACTCGGTCCTGCTCCGTGGGCCGCTGAGCGGCGGTTTCGATGTCCATGGCGCCATCGTGCGACCTTGACACCGGCGGCAAGGTCAAGTCGGCGGCGGATCCGGGTCGGGACGGCCTGCGCGGAGGGAGGCCGACGCGGAACCTGATCGGGGGATCGACGGCCGTGTTCCCGCAGGTCACCGGGAGCGGATCCCGGTGCGGGCGGCCGGGGATATGGCGTGCGGGTGAGCCTCTGCGGCAGGTAGCCGAGGGCGGCGGGGTCTCCGCGCGGGGGTTGTCCACAGGGGCGCGGTTGGGCTGGCGGGGCGGTGGCGGCCAGGGCGACGCTGGGGGCATGGGGACAACACTCCAGGTCACATTGCGGCGGGTGGCGCGAGGGCTCGGCGCGCTCGCCGTCGCCGCACTCGCTGTGCTCGTCGGCGCCGGACCCTTTCCGGGTACCGCGACGGCCGACTCGGGGCCGTGGCGGGTCCCGCTGGACGGCGAGGTCCGCGTGGTGCGGGCGTTCGACCCTCCGGAACGGCGGTGGTCGCCCGGTCACCGCGGCGTCGACCTCGCGGCCTCGGCCGGCGACCCGGTGCGGGCGGCGGGAGCGGGGCGGGTCGCGTTCGCCGGAACCGTGGCGGGCACCGGTGCGGTCAGCATCGTCCACGGGCACCTGCGCACCAGCTACCTGCCGGTGGAGCCCCGCGTCGAGCAAGGGAGCCGCGTCGAGGCGGGACAGGTGATCGCCGTGGTCGCGGCCGAGCCGCCGCACTGCGGCGGCCGCGCCTGCCTGCACTGGGGGCTGCGCCGCGGCGGCGACTACCTCGACCCCCTCGCGCTGGTGGGGCGGGCGCAGGTCCGGCTGCTGCCGCTGGGCGCGCCGCCGCCGACCGCCCGCGCATCGTCCGGCCGACGGCTCAGGCGCGCGGGTGGGCCTGGTTGTAGGTGCTGGTCAGCCGCTCGATCGAGACATGGGTGTAGATCTGGGTGCTGGACAGCGACGCGTGCCCCAGGATCTCCTGCACGCTGCGCAGGTCGGCGCCGCCGTTGAGCAGGTGGGTGGCCGCGCTGTGCCGCAGGCCGTGCGGGGCGATGTCGGTGCCGGCCGCCGCCATGTGGTCGTGGACGTCGCGGCGGGCGGTGCGGGTGCCCAGGCGGCCGCCGCGCACGCCGAGGAACACCGCCGGGCCGCTGGCGGCCGTGGCCACCCGGGGGCGGCCCTCCGCCAGCCAGCGCTCCACGGCGGCCAGCGCCGGGGCGCCCACGGGCACCACCCGCTCCTTGCCCCCCTTGCCGAAGACCCGCAGCGTGCGGCGCTCCCGGTCGACGTCGTCCAGGTCCAAAGCGCACAGTTCGGCCACCCGGATCCCGGTCCCGTACAGCACCTCCACCACGGCGCGCCGGCGCAGGGCGGTCGGCGCGGCGTCCTCCTCGCGGTCGGCCGCCTCGGACGCGAGCGCGGCGGCGGCCTCGTCCTCGGCCAGGACCCTGGGCAGCGTGCGGTGGGCGCGCGGCGCGGAGATCCGCGGCCCGGGGTTCTGGGCGAGCACACCGCCGCGGTGCAGGAAGTCGGTGAAGACCCGGGCGGCGGCCACCCGCCGTGCCATGGTGGCGCGGCCGGCACCCTGGTCGTGCAGCCGGGCGAGCCAGCCGCGCAGCGCGGCGACGTCGAGTTCCGCCACGGCGCGGCCGGCCTCGGCGAGGTAGGACAGCAGCGACCGGACGTCGCCGAGATAGGCGCGAACCGTGTTCTCCGAGCGGTCCACCGCCAGGTGGCGGCGCAGTTCGTCGAGAAGCCGCTCGTGCTCGGGCGGAACCCCACCGGTCACGTGCCCGGCTCCGCCCGGGTGCCGCGCGGCATCCGCGCCACGGCGTCGACCTCCAGCAGGAACCTCGGATCCACGAACCCGCCGACCTCCACAAGCGTGGCCGCCGGGCGGGGCTCGTGCACCAGGTACTCGTCCAGGGC encodes:
- the ffh gene encoding signal recognition particle protein produces the protein MFETLSDRLTSVFSSLRGKGRLSEEDINATAREIRLALLEADVALPVVRSFIAQVKERAQGAEVSKALNPAQQVIKIVNEELVEILGGETREIRFAKTPPTVIMLAGLQGAGKTTLAGKLGRWLAAERNTPLLVAADLQRPNAVTQLQVVGERAGVPVFAPEPGNGVGDPVAVARASIEQARRNNHNVVVIDTAGRLGVDSEMMRQAADIRDAVQPDEILFVVDAMIGQDAVNTAQAFLDGVGYDAVALTKLDGDARGGAALSIRHITGRPIMFASTGEKLEDFDLFHPDRMASRILDMGDVLTLIEQAQRTFEEEEVAKMASTLASDDDFTLDDFLQQMAMVRRLGPISNLLGMMPGMGQMRDQIGNVDEKDLDRIAAIIQSMTPEERRTPKIINGSRRLRIANGSGTQVSDVNGLVTRFFEAQKMMRQMKNGGGMPGMPGMPGMPGALPGGRKKGKAQAKKGKKGKQRSGNPLKAKQQEAERAAERQRRREEGGDQPQMPQLPPGLGGGQLPPGLGGGMPDLSNFKLPRK
- the lepB gene encoding signal peptidase I, with protein sequence MSAKRESAGERSEKSGSFWKELPILIVIALVLAFVIRTWIAQPYWIPSRSMEDTLLIGDRVIVNKLVFQVRDIERGDIVVFNGDGSWDEEEGALPVEEPTNPISRLFNWVGQQFGAAPTGREYIKRVIGLPGDTVACCDAQNRVTVNGVPLDEPYLYPGSQETHVEFGPVEVPEGRLWLMGDHRAISKDSRMHQNEPGGGTIAIDHVVGRASVIVWPFDRMDTLPTPDTFAELNEAGAEEQAGEGAAGEPAGAEAVEASAALPLVLGAAAAVPFHLTGRRVLRSLRRPDSAVVAAAVPPEEPDGRADTK
- the trmD gene encoding tRNA (guanosine(37)-N1)-methyltransferase TrmD; translation: MRIDIITIFPDYFAPLELSLIGKARAAGILDIRLHDLRSWTHDRHNTVDDTPYGGGPGMVMKPEPWGEALDAVIGAGRATPDQGSSPDTPDGTPGPGAVPRLVVPTPSGTPFTQERARRLSEEPWLVFACGRYEGIDSRVAADAARRMPVEEVSIGDYVLAGGESATLVIVETVSRLLPGVLGNAESAVQDSFATGAMENLLEGPVYTKPAHWRGLEVPPVLLSGDHGAVDRWRRHEALRKTARNRPELLRALAEAGMAGLDRRDRELVRELLAQTAAEQGREGAGREATLQTGAEPMAD
- a CDS encoding SDR family NAD(P)-dependent oxidoreductase, which gives rise to MDIETAAQRPTEQDRVVAVTGAGTGIGRAVARAFAAEGAHVLAIGRRREPLEETAAGSDRITPLPADITADDAPDEIARAARERHGRLDVLVNNAAIVRSGALGSFTRKDLAPVIETNLIAPFLLTQALLPLLEAAGGVVVNVSTAVGQRGWPGNSAYAASKGALDVLTRSWAVELAPRGVRVAAVAPGAIGGTPIGEHQGLTPEQQAEVREWQVSITPAGRIGRPEEVAWAVTRLADPAASFVTGAVLPVDGGAMVG
- a CDS encoding tyrosine recombinase XerC; the encoded protein is MTGGVPPEHERLLDELRRHLAVDRSENTVRAYLGDVRSLLSYLAEAGRAVAELDVAALRGWLARLHDQGAGRATMARRVAAARVFTDFLHRGGVLAQNPGPRISAPRAHRTLPRVLAEDEAAAALASEAADREEDAAPTALRRRAVVEVLYGTGIRVAELCALDLDDVDRERRTLRVFGKGGKERVVPVGAPALAAVERWLAEGRPRVATAASGPAVFLGVRGGRLGTRTARRDVHDHMAAAGTDIAPHGLRHSAATHLLNGGADLRSVQEILGHASLSSTQIYTHVSIERLTSTYNQAHPRA
- a CDS encoding DUF2469 domain-containing protein gives rise to the protein MSSEDLEKYEAEMELQLYREYRDVVGLFSYVVETERRFYLTNHVDLQPRSTENGEMYFEVTMEDAWVWDMYRPARFVRNVRVVTFKDVNVEEITKSDLEVPAAGKPGSSS
- a CDS encoding RNA-binding protein: MLEEALEHLVRGIVVNSDDVQVRARRLRKGKVLEVRVHPDDLGKVIGRNGRTAKALRTVVGSLAGGRYVRVDLLDLNEVR
- a CDS encoding MerR family transcriptional regulator, which translates into the protein MRIGELAKATGASTRALRHYKAAGLITSERAPNGYRVFDPSTAVRVRNIRHLLEVGLTLEDVQVFLPCLDGDITSAPPSEKNLRVALERLAVLDERIAAQTRVRDRLAAAIVERTGGRVRTVA
- the rpsP gene encoding 30S ribosomal protein S16, translated to MAVKIKLKRMGKIRTPQYRIVVADARTKRDGKAIEEIGKYHPKEEPSFIEVNSERVQHWLSVGAQPTGPVKTILKRTGDWQKFKGLTEPAPLKVAEPRDKEAEEAAFQAVLKELVLPENDTKGGESKGRGRKSSGASEKKADKAEKAEKAEKSDAAPATENTGESTTTEPEGEV
- the rimM gene encoding ribosome maturation factor RimM (Essential for efficient processing of 16S rRNA) codes for the protein MRLVVGRIGRAHGVRGDVAVDVRTDDPAARFAPGSRLATDPADAGPLTVSSARTHSGRLLVRFAGVSDRTAAEGLRGVTLWVDSADVPPVDDPDEFHDHELIGLRVRTTAGEEVGEVADVLHNAQDVLVVADPQGAEFLVPFIRDLVPEVDPAAGVLVVDPPPGLLDLGR
- the rplS gene encoding 50S ribosomal protein L19 translates to MHTAIQEIEKAQLRSDIPDFRPGDTLNVHVRVTEGNRSRVQVFKGVVIRRQGGASRETFTVRKISYGVGVERTFPVHTPVIEKIEVVSRGRVRRAKLYYLRNLRGKAARIRERREPVAN